A genomic region of Mesobacillus jeotgali contains the following coding sequences:
- a CDS encoding AbrB/MazE/SpoVT family DNA-binding domain-containing protein, producing MKSTGIVRKVDELGRVVIPIELRRTLGIAEKDALEIYVDDDRIILKKYKPNMTCHITGEVSDNNITLAGGKLILSREGAEQLLQEIQGSFEPVKA from the coding sequence ATGAAATCTACTGGTATCGTTCGTAAAGTTGATGAGCTTGGCCGTGTGGTAATTCCAATCGAACTTAGAAGGACTCTTGGCATCGCAGAAAAGGATGCTTTGGAAATTTATGTTGATGATGATCGCATCATCCTTAAGAAGTACAAGCCAAACATGACTTGCCACATCACTGGTGAAGTTTCTGACAACAACATCACATTGGCAGGCGGAAAGCTAATCCTTAGCCGTGAAGGTGCTGAACAGCTTCTTCAAGAAATCCAGGGAAGCTTCGAACCTGTAAAAGCATAA